One part of the Mesorhizobium sp. M4B.F.Ca.ET.058.02.1.1 genome encodes these proteins:
- a CDS encoding sugar phosphate isomerase/epimerase, whose protein sequence is MNVKDLKVGCQTFTWEMLGDRFAGGPDDLLKAISNGGYAGIEITDTMIGRYAGQPAEFAAALKASGLTLVSFAFGSKSGFTLKDQIGADLETARRWIDFAAAFPGALVSMGSATVVSDGPRDDKFAIAAEVYNKAGEIGRKAGVQVAVHPSSHHNTLLFGRADYDRIFSLLDASLVGWVPDTGHILRGHKDMADTLTTYSDRIRYVHLKDVDAGGTWAMLGKGVCDTAKVIEIASAAPNFNGWLVLEEESETAAADPAGAVKTNRQTMRGYGA, encoded by the coding sequence CGGACGATCTCCTGAAGGCCATTTCCAATGGCGGCTATGCCGGCATCGAGATCACCGACACGATGATCGGCCGCTATGCCGGCCAGCCGGCGGAATTCGCCGCCGCGCTGAAGGCCTCCGGCCTGACGCTGGTCTCCTTCGCCTTCGGTTCGAAGAGCGGCTTCACGCTGAAGGACCAGATCGGCGCCGACCTCGAAACCGCCAGGCGATGGATCGACTTTGCCGCGGCCTTTCCGGGCGCGCTTGTCTCGATGGGCTCTGCGACCGTCGTCTCCGACGGGCCTCGCGACGACAAGTTCGCCATTGCGGCGGAAGTCTATAACAAGGCCGGCGAGATCGGCCGCAAAGCCGGCGTCCAGGTCGCGGTGCATCCAAGCTCGCACCACAACACGCTGCTCTTCGGCCGCGCAGACTACGACCGGATCTTTTCCCTGCTCGACGCCTCGCTGGTCGGCTGGGTGCCGGACACCGGGCACATATTGCGCGGCCACAAGGACATGGCCGACACGCTCACCACCTATAGCGACCGCATCCGCTACGTGCACCTGAAGGATGTCGATGCCGGCGGCACCTGGGCGATGCTCGGCAAGGGCGTCTGCGACACGGCGAAGGTGATCGAGATCGCGAGCGCGGCGCCCAACTTCAACGGCTGGCTGGTGCTGGAGGAGGAATCCGAGACCGCCGCCGCCGATCCAGCCGGCGCGGTCAAGACCAACCGCCAGACCATGCGCGGATACGGAGCCTGA
- a CDS encoding alpha/beta hydrolase → MATLSRDGATLRFTDAGEGLAVVFQHGLGGGEAQVAQTFPAGFRRITLECRGHGGSGLGERRPFSFEMFADDVLAAADRAGLDRFIAGGVSMGAGIALRLACRHPKRVSALVMVRPAWTFAAAPPNMQPIAEVAELILEHGPDKARTIFAQSATATRLYHEAPDNLSSLLGYFDRPDAKAFAQVLANIAADGPGVSQREAAALAVPALVVGNAMDAVHPMSSAYALAATMPNAVFAEVTPKARDSKQHFSELHTEITTFLQSHSKVRSLIPS, encoded by the coding sequence ATGGCGACGCTCTCTCGCGACGGCGCCACGCTGCGGTTCACCGACGCCGGCGAAGGTCTGGCGGTCGTCTTCCAGCACGGGCTGGGCGGCGGCGAGGCGCAGGTCGCCCAGACCTTCCCCGCCGGCTTCCGGCGCATCACGCTGGAATGCCGTGGGCACGGCGGCTCCGGCCTTGGCGAGCGGCGGCCGTTTTCCTTCGAGATGTTCGCCGACGACGTTCTCGCGGCCGCCGACCGGGCCGGCCTCGACCGCTTCATTGCCGGCGGCGTCTCGATGGGTGCCGGGATCGCGCTGCGGCTGGCCTGCCGCCATCCGAAACGCGTCTCCGCCCTGGTCATGGTGCGGCCTGCCTGGACATTCGCGGCGGCACCGCCGAACATGCAGCCCATAGCCGAGGTCGCCGAACTGATCCTCGAGCATGGGCCCGACAAGGCGAGGACGATCTTCGCGCAATCGGCGACGGCCACGCGCCTCTATCACGAGGCGCCCGACAATCTGTCCTCGCTGCTCGGCTATTTCGACCGGCCCGACGCCAAGGCCTTCGCACAGGTGCTGGCCAATATTGCCGCAGACGGACCGGGTGTTTCCCAGCGCGAGGCGGCCGCGCTCGCCGTTCCGGCACTGGTCGTCGGCAACGCCATGGATGCCGTGCATCCGATGTCGAGCGCCTACGCGCTCGCCGCCACGATGCCCAACGCCGTCTTCGCCGAGGTCACGCCCAAGGCGCGCGACAGCAAGCAGCATTTCAGTGAGTTGCACACTGAGATCACCACGTTCCTCCAATCCCACTCGAAAGTCCGGAGCCTCATTCCGTCATGA
- a CDS encoding Gfo/Idh/MocA family oxidoreductase, with amino-acid sequence MIRKKDRRLRVGVLGCGPIAQFAHLESCAKASSADLYAICDAAPDLLARMGATYEPERMYGDYDEMLADPQLEAVIVATSDAYHVPMSIKALEAGKHVLCEKPIGVSVEEGEKLAEAVKRSGKVLQVGHMKRFDPALEAARDFVRDEMGEILALKAWYCDSTHRYTNTDAVQPLPVTSKLARKPAGNPKADLRQYFMLAHGSHLVDTARFLAGEITAVRARLNKRFGAYCWFVETEFANGALGHLDLTVAVRMDWHEGFQLYGENGSVIAKTFNPWYFRASEVDIFHEKDATSRKPLGADGHFFRRQIEGLADTVLDGKPMRGANVEDGLASIRAMVAIVRSVESGERVEIASVTGAV; translated from the coding sequence ATGATCCGCAAGAAAGACCGTCGCCTTCGTGTCGGTGTGCTCGGCTGCGGGCCGATCGCGCAGTTCGCGCATCTGGAATCCTGCGCGAAGGCAAGCAGTGCTGACCTCTATGCGATCTGCGACGCCGCGCCCGATCTGCTCGCGCGCATGGGCGCGACCTACGAGCCCGAAAGAATGTATGGCGACTATGACGAGATGCTCGCAGACCCGCAGTTGGAAGCAGTGATCGTCGCCACGTCGGATGCCTATCACGTACCGATGTCTATCAAGGCGCTGGAGGCCGGCAAGCATGTGCTGTGCGAAAAGCCGATCGGCGTCTCGGTCGAGGAAGGCGAAAAGCTGGCCGAAGCGGTCAAGCGCTCGGGCAAGGTGCTGCAGGTCGGGCACATGAAGCGCTTCGATCCGGCGCTGGAAGCGGCGCGCGATTTCGTCCGCGACGAGATGGGCGAGATCCTGGCGCTGAAGGCCTGGTATTGCGATTCCACGCATCGCTACACCAACACCGACGCGGTGCAGCCGCTGCCGGTGACCAGCAAGCTGGCGCGGAAGCCGGCCGGCAACCCGAAAGCCGATCTCAGGCAATATTTCATGCTGGCGCACGGCTCGCATCTCGTCGACACGGCGCGCTTCCTCGCCGGCGAGATCACCGCCGTGCGGGCGCGCCTCAACAAGCGTTTCGGCGCATATTGCTGGTTCGTCGAAACCGAGTTCGCCAATGGCGCGCTCGGCCATCTCGATCTCACCGTCGCCGTGCGCATGGACTGGCACGAAGGTTTCCAGCTCTATGGCGAGAACGGCTCCGTAATCGCGAAGACCTTCAATCCCTGGTATTTCCGGGCGAGTGAGGTCGACATCTTCCACGAGAAGGACGCGACCTCGCGCAAGCCGCTCGGCGCCGACGGCCACTTCTTCCGGCGCCAGATCGAAGGCCTCGCCGATACCGTGCTCGACGGCAAGCCGATGCGCGGCGCCAATGTCGAGGACGGGCTCGCCTCGATCCGCGCCATGGTGGCGATCGTCCGCTCGGTCGAGAGCGGCGAGCGCGTCGAGATCGCCAGCGTGACGGGAGCGGTCTGA
- a CDS encoding gfo/Idh/MocA family oxidoreductase: protein MEKPACLTVREIDELLALSKDYARTIFVGYMRRYAPAYLAAREELPTHADITHVRIFDLISEGRHFLKKSQNTLYPTDIDPAILARGAREREALIREVVGADASADLVRAYRGLTALSSHHISAMRGLLGEPVRVVAAHRANGGANTSVTFDYGHFACLYDAVVDELGLFDAMIEVRSNTKRVRIIYDTPYIRSLPTRLEVTEAGPLGPVTKAFGPLYGDAFCNELETFHRHITNGTRPLTDLADSRRDLALMAEIIETMKEGGGR from the coding sequence TTGGAAAAGCCCGCCTGCCTGACGGTGCGCGAGATCGACGAACTGCTGGCGCTGAGCAAGGATTACGCCAGGACCATCTTCGTCGGCTACATGCGGCGCTACGCGCCGGCCTATCTGGCGGCGCGCGAGGAATTGCCCACCCACGCCGACATCACCCATGTGCGCATCTTCGACCTCATCTCGGAAGGCCGGCATTTCCTGAAGAAGAGCCAGAACACACTCTACCCCACCGACATCGATCCGGCGATCCTGGCGCGCGGCGCCAGGGAGCGCGAGGCGCTGATCCGCGAGGTGGTGGGGGCCGATGCGTCCGCCGACCTCGTGCGCGCCTATCGCGGGCTGACGGCGCTCTCCTCGCACCACATCTCGGCGATGCGCGGACTGCTCGGCGAGCCGGTCCGGGTGGTGGCGGCGCACCGCGCCAATGGCGGCGCCAACACCAGCGTGACCTTCGACTACGGCCACTTCGCCTGCCTCTATGACGCCGTCGTCGACGAGCTCGGCCTGTTCGACGCCATGATCGAGGTGCGCTCGAACACCAAGCGGGTCCGCATCATCTATGACACGCCCTATATCCGCAGCCTGCCGACGCGGCTGGAAGTGACGGAAGCCGGCCCGCTCGGCCCGGTGACGAAGGCGTTCGGCCCGCTCTATGGCGACGCCTTCTGCAACGAGCTCGAAACCTTCCACCGCCACATCACCAACGGCACCAGGCCGCTGACCGACCTCGCGGACTCGCGCCGCGACCTGGCGCTGATGGCGGAGATCATCGAGACGATGAAGGAGGGCGGTGGGCGCTGA
- a CDS encoding ribulose-phosphate 3-epimerase, translating into MTSKSLSGPAAIAALPRNRLLGEFSLWSADLANMERDLKRIEAYADLHHIDVADARFTPGFLFFPDLVARIARLTAKPIHVHLMVEAEIVEAQTRQFIEAGADLVTIHAENGEAGLRAVRLARELGAEAGVVLRLETPVAAIVPFLAEVAFVTLLGTSIGVKGQSLSEQACPRLIEARALIRKAGREADIILAADGGIRHETVPSLRAAGADTVVLGSLAFGDPDLAQRMAWLHGLKAAA; encoded by the coding sequence ATGACCAGCAAATCCCTGTCCGGCCCCGCCGCAATCGCCGCCCTGCCACGCAACAGGCTGCTCGGCGAATTCTCGCTGTGGTCGGCCGACCTCGCCAATATGGAACGCGACCTGAAGCGCATCGAAGCCTATGCCGACCTGCATCACATCGACGTCGCCGATGCCCGCTTCACCCCGGGCTTCCTGTTCTTCCCCGATCTCGTGGCCCGCATCGCCAGGCTGACGGCGAAGCCGATCCATGTGCATCTGATGGTCGAGGCCGAGATCGTCGAAGCGCAGACGCGCCAGTTCATCGAGGCCGGCGCCGACCTCGTCACCATCCACGCCGAGAATGGCGAGGCGGGCCTGCGCGCCGTGCGGCTGGCGCGTGAACTCGGTGCCGAGGCCGGCGTCGTGCTGCGGCTGGAAACGCCTGTCGCGGCAATCGTCCCGTTCCTGGCGGAGGTGGCGTTCGTGACACTTCTCGGCACGTCGATCGGCGTCAAGGGCCAAAGCCTGTCGGAGCAGGCCTGTCCGCGCCTGATCGAGGCGCGCGCGCTGATCAGGAAAGCCGGCCGCGAGGCCGATATCATCCTTGCCGCCGACGGCGGCATCCGCCACGAGACGGTGCCCAGCTTGCGCGCCGCCGGCGCCGATACGGTGGTGCTTGGCTCGCTTGCCTTCGGCGACCCCGACCTCGCGCAGCGCATGGCCTGGCTGCACGGGCTGAAGGCCGCCGCGTGA
- a CDS encoding ROK family protein → MNTVALAFDLGGTELRGALIERGGDVVARVSAPTLAGAGSEAVIGQIITLADKLLKEHPQAKVKGIGMCAPGPLDPKAGIVIGPPTLAGWHNVPLIDILSRQFGLPVRLENDANAAALGEWRFGAGRGAGSLVFVTVSTGIGGGVVADGHIYHGRRGLAAEIGHMTITGESDRCFCGAIGCFEAVASGTALGRRATRLTAPGDGSLLRRLAKDGDISARHVVEAARTGDATARQLVEAEARWLGIGFTNLLHLYSPDLIVMGGGLSNGFDLLAPGIRATVEERAMQAYRDVPIVPAELGDRAGLVGAASLILWEGEPGTALAMVQDEETKNGAGGQTGAREARQG, encoded by the coding sequence ATGAACACGGTCGCGCTCGCTTTCGATCTCGGCGGCACGGAGCTGCGCGGCGCGCTGATCGAGCGCGGCGGCGACGTCGTCGCCCGCGTCTCGGCGCCGACGCTCGCCGGCGCAGGATCGGAGGCGGTGATCGGCCAGATCATCACGCTGGCGGACAAATTGCTCAAGGAGCACCCGCAGGCCAAAGTCAAAGGCATCGGCATGTGCGCGCCCGGTCCGCTCGACCCCAAGGCCGGCATCGTCATCGGGCCGCCGACGCTGGCCGGCTGGCACAATGTGCCGCTGATCGACATCCTCAGCCGGCAGTTCGGCCTGCCGGTGCGGCTCGAGAACGACGCCAATGCGGCAGCGCTCGGCGAATGGCGCTTCGGCGCCGGCCGCGGCGCCGGATCGCTGGTGTTCGTCACCGTCTCGACAGGCATCGGCGGCGGCGTCGTCGCCGACGGCCACATCTATCACGGCAGGCGCGGGCTGGCAGCCGAGATCGGCCACATGACAATCACCGGCGAAAGCGACCGCTGCTTCTGCGGCGCCATCGGCTGCTTCGAGGCGGTCGCCTCGGGAACCGCGCTCGGGCGCCGGGCGACACGGCTGACAGCGCCCGGCGACGGATCGCTGCTCCGGCGCCTTGCCAAGGACGGCGACATCTCAGCTCGCCATGTCGTCGAGGCCGCGCGGACGGGCGACGCGACCGCCCGCCAGCTGGTTGAGGCGGAAGCCAGATGGCTCGGCATCGGCTTCACCAATCTCCTGCATCTCTATTCGCCGGACCTGATCGTGATGGGCGGCGGCCTTTCCAATGGCTTCGACCTTTTGGCGCCGGGGATCAGGGCGACGGTCGAGGAGCGCGCCATGCAGGCCTACCGCGACGTGCCGATCGTGCCGGCCGAACTCGGCGACCGGGCGGGCCTGGTCGGCGCGGCCAGCCTGATCCTATGGGAGGGCGAGCCCGGCACGGCGCTGGCCATGGTGCAGGACGAGGAGACGAAGAACGGCGCCGGAGGACAGACCGGCGCCAGGGAGGCAAGACAAGGCTGA
- a CDS encoding sugar phosphate isomerase/epimerase gives MQVGVFAKTFPGSEPAGVLAAVRDAGFAVTQFNLACAGLPSMPDAVPDEAIRTIKAAAEASGVALVALSGTYNMAHPDRAVRDDGLRRLALVIEAAARLSTPLVTLCTGTRNPDDQWAHHPDNADPSAWADMAREMEKALAIAERHGIDLGIEPEQANIVTSAADATRLIAEMGSKRLRVVLDPANLFEQADAAQARAIVADAVERTAGHVAMAHAKDRFADGRFATAGQGVVDFPDFITRLKHAGFDGPLVTHGLSAEEAPGVARFLKGLV, from the coding sequence ATGCAGGTCGGGGTGTTCGCCAAGACCTTCCCTGGCAGCGAGCCGGCCGGCGTGCTTGCCGCCGTGCGCGATGCGGGCTTCGCGGTCACCCAGTTCAACCTCGCCTGCGCCGGCCTGCCATCGATGCCGGATGCGGTTCCCGACGAGGCGATCCGGACCATCAAGGCTGCCGCCGAGGCTTCGGGCGTGGCCCTTGTCGCGTTGTCGGGCACCTACAACATGGCGCATCCGGACAGGGCGGTGCGCGACGACGGCTTGCGCCGGCTGGCGCTGGTGATCGAGGCGGCCGCCAGGCTTTCCACGCCGCTGGTGACGCTCTGCACCGGAACGCGCAACCCCGACGACCAGTGGGCGCATCATCCCGACAATGCCGACCCCTCGGCCTGGGCCGATATGGCGCGCGAGATGGAGAAGGCGCTTGCGATTGCCGAGCGCCATGGCATCGACCTCGGCATCGAGCCCGAGCAGGCCAACATCGTCACCTCCGCAGCCGACGCGACGCGCCTGATCGCCGAAATGGGTTCGAAGCGGCTGCGCGTCGTGCTCGATCCGGCGAACCTCTTCGAGCAGGCGGATGCCGCACAGGCGCGCGCCATCGTCGCCGATGCGGTCGAACGCACGGCCGGCCATGTCGCCATGGCGCATGCCAAGGACCGCTTCGCCGATGGCCGCTTCGCCACGGCCGGGCAAGGCGTGGTCGACTTTCCTGACTTCATCACCCGGCTGAAGCACGCCGGCTTCGATGGGCCGCTGGTGACGCATGGGCTTTCCGCCGAGGAAGCGCCCGGTGTCGCTCGTTTCCTGAAGGGGCTGGTGTGA